A genomic stretch from Helianthus annuus cultivar XRQ/B chromosome 1, HanXRQr2.0-SUNRISE, whole genome shotgun sequence includes:
- the LOC110875729 gene encoding histone H2B-like → MAPKVAEKKLAEKKPAEEKKTAAAEKKPKAGKKLPKEAGAGAADKKKKRSKKSVETYKIYIFKVLKQVHPDIGISSKAMGIMNSFINDIFEKLAQEASRLARYNKKPTITSREIQTAVRLVLPGELAKHAVSEGTKAVTKFTSS, encoded by the coding sequence ATGGCGCCAAAGGTAGCAGAGAAAAAACTCGCCGAGAAGAAGCCAGCAGAGGAGAAAAAAACCGCAGCCGCCGAGAAGAAGCCGAAAGCCGGGAAGAAGCTACCAAAGGAAGCCGGCGCGGGAGCCGCCgacaagaagaagaagaggagcaAGAAGAGCGTAGAGACATACAAGATATACATATTCAAGGTGTTGAAGCAGGTGCATCCGGATATCGGAATATCAAGCAAGGCTATGGGGATTATGAACTCCTTTATTAATGATATTTTTGAGAAGCTTGCCCAGGAAGCTTCTAGGCTTGCAAGGTATAATAAGAAGCCTACGATTACGTCTAGGGAGATTCAGACCGCGGTCAGGCTGGTGTTGCCCGGTGAGTTGGCGAAGCATGCTGTTTCTGAAGGGACCAAGGCTGTGACAAAATTTACTAGTTCTTAG
- the LOC118491272 gene encoding glucan endo-1,3-beta-glucosidase 8-like yields the protein MTPFTVNIYPFLSLYGNDNFPIDFTFFDGAPQPVVDDGIQYTNVFNANYNFLVSALKAAGYGDMPIIGGEVGWPSDGDKNANVNMAYRFYNGLLPRLASNKGTSLRPGPIEVYLFGLIDEDAKSIAPVNFEWHCGIFRYDRQPKFAMDISGRGQNSFLVPAQNVRYQEKKWCQFNPNVKDLNKLRENINYTCTFRFDMIWTLMMTPNKNKFGFRH from the coding sequence ATGACACCCTTCACAGTCAACATATACCCTTTTTTAAGTCTCTATGGGAATGATAACTTTCCTATTGATTTCACCTTCTTTGACGGTGCACCACAGCCCGTTGTCGATGACGGGATCCAATACACGAACGTTTTCAACGCTAATTACAATTTTTTAGTGTCCGCATTAAAGGCTGCGGGCTACGGTGACATGCCGATTATTGGAGGGGAGGTCGGGTGGCCGTCCGACGGGGATAAAAATGCGAACGTTAACATGGCGTATCGGTTCTACAACGGGCTTTTACCCCGCCTTGCTTCAAACAAAGGGACATCACTTCGGCCCGGCCCGATAGAAGTGTACCTTTTCGGGCTTATTGATGAGGATGCCAAGAGCATTGCCCCGGTCAACTTCGAATGGCATTGTGGGATTTTTCGATATGACAGGCAGCCCAAGTTTGCTATGGATATATCAGGACGAGGTCAGAACTCGTTTTTGGTACCGGCCCAAAACGTGCGGTACCAAGAGAAAAAGTGGTGCCAGTTTAACCCGAACGTGAAAGATTTGAATAAACTCAGGGAGAATATTAACTACACTTGTACTTTCAGGTTTGACATGATCTGGACCCTTATGATGACGCCTAATAAAAACAAGTTCGGGTTCCGCCACTGA